A stretch of Candidatus Sulfotelmatobacter sp. DNA encodes these proteins:
- a CDS encoding AlkA N-terminal domain-containing protein, protein MDLDRTACYQALLARDARYDGVFFTCVRSTGVYCRSICPARPPHLHHCVFVPSAAAAQAAGFRPCLRCRPECSPSFTGWQGSASVERALALIEGGALDDAGVDALASRLGMGERQLRRLFQRHLGATPIAVAQTRRVHFAKQLIHETDLSMTQVALASGFGSVRRFNETFHALYGRGPSELRRRHASAAAPGSGITLSLRYRPPYDWPALLGFLATRAIPGVEVVADDTYRRVIEIDGALGTIEVAHQPRDAALRVTVRFPHLQALPEIIARTRRLFDLGADPHAIARTLERDPVLAPFVAARPGLRVPGGWDGFEIAVRAILGQQITVTGALHAARRLVHALGRPIDAATALPGLTHAFPGPERFGTDGCATIGVPRARAAALTGLAATAFAEPDLFTPQRSLEDAVARLRAAPGIGEWTAQYIAMRALRENDAFLAADVALQRILAVGGVRPTARQLLARAEAWRPWRAYAVLHLWTAEALAASSAGETDAALTA, encoded by the coding sequence ATGGACCTCGATCGCACCGCCTGTTATCAGGCACTGTTGGCCCGCGACGCGCGCTACGACGGCGTCTTCTTCACCTGCGTGCGCTCGACGGGCGTCTATTGCCGCTCGATCTGTCCGGCGCGGCCGCCGCACTTGCACCACTGCGTGTTCGTGCCGTCCGCCGCCGCCGCGCAGGCGGCGGGCTTCCGACCGTGCCTGCGTTGCCGGCCCGAGTGCTCGCCGTCGTTCACCGGCTGGCAAGGTTCGGCGAGCGTGGAACGGGCGCTCGCGCTGATCGAAGGCGGCGCGCTCGACGACGCCGGCGTCGACGCGCTCGCGAGCCGGCTCGGCATGGGCGAGCGGCAACTGCGACGGCTCTTCCAGCGTCACCTCGGCGCGACGCCGATCGCGGTCGCGCAGACGCGGCGCGTCCACTTCGCCAAGCAGCTGATCCACGAGACGGACCTGTCGATGACGCAGGTCGCGCTCGCGAGCGGTTTCGGCAGCGTCCGCCGGTTCAACGAGACGTTCCACGCCCTCTACGGACGCGGCCCCAGCGAGCTGCGTCGCCGGCACGCGAGCGCCGCCGCGCCCGGCTCCGGCATCACCCTTTCGTTACGCTATCGTCCGCCGTACGACTGGCCGGCGTTGCTCGGCTTTCTCGCGACACGCGCCATCCCGGGCGTCGAAGTCGTCGCCGACGACACGTACCGGCGCGTCATCGAGATCGACGGCGCGCTGGGCACGATCGAGGTCGCGCACCAGCCGCGCGATGCCGCGCTGCGCGTCACGGTGCGCTTTCCGCACCTGCAAGCGTTGCCGGAGATCATCGCGCGCACGCGCCGCCTGTTCGATCTCGGCGCCGATCCGCACGCGATCGCACGCACGCTCGAGCGCGACCCGGTCCTGGCGCCGTTCGTCGCCGCGCGTCCGGGCCTGCGGGTGCCGGGCGGTTGGGACGGGTTCGAGATCGCCGTGCGCGCGATTCTCGGGCAGCAGATCACCGTCACGGGCGCGCTGCACGCCGCCCGCCGACTCGTTCACGCGCTCGGCCGGCCGATCGACGCCGCGACGGCGTTGCCGGGCCTGACCCACGCCTTCCCGGGGCCCGAACGATTCGGCACCGACGGTTGCGCGACCATCGGCGTTCCGCGCGCGCGAGCCGCCGCGCTGACGGGCCTGGCCGCGACGGCGTTCGCCGAGCCCGATCTGTTCACGCCGCAGCGCAGCCTCGAGGACGCGGTCGCGCGGTTGCGGGCGGCGCCGGGGATCGGCGAGTGGACCGCGCAGTACATCGCGATGCGCGCCCTGCGCGAGAACGACGCGTTCTTGGCGGCCGACGTCGCGCTGCAGCGCATCCTCGCCGTCGGCGGCGTGCGCCCGACGGCGCGGCAGCTGCTGGCGCGCGCCGAGGCCTGGCGACCGTGGCGCGCGTACGCCGTGCTCCACTTGTGGACGGCCGAGGCGCTTGCGGCCTCGTCCGCGGGCGAGACCGATGCTGCGCTTACTGCGTGA
- a CDS encoding metal ABC transporter ATP-binding protein, which produces MTDGAGMAVSVRGLRVRYDKVTALDGVDFDLPYATALGVVGPNGSGKSTLLKTVAGLILPTEGTVWVEGKPPRALRPGTIGYVPQIEDVDWNFPVSVRDVVGMGRYPRLLPFQPFSAHDRETVAEAIDALDLGQLADRHISELSGGQQQRVFVARALAQEPALLLLDEPTTGVDAATEDALLPLIRGLVAKGLPVLMTTHDLDRAPEWFDRLLVVDRKVLADGKPADVLASGAYAGIREHTHVHGHRR; this is translated from the coding sequence ATGACCGACGGGGCCGGCATGGCGGTCTCCGTGCGCGGCCTGCGCGTGCGGTACGACAAGGTCACCGCGCTCGACGGCGTCGACTTCGATCTGCCGTACGCCACGGCGCTGGGCGTCGTCGGTCCGAACGGTTCGGGCAAGTCGACGTTGCTCAAGACGGTGGCCGGCCTCATCTTGCCGACCGAGGGCACGGTCTGGGTGGAAGGAAAGCCGCCACGCGCACTGCGGCCGGGGACGATCGGCTACGTACCGCAGATCGAAGACGTCGATTGGAACTTCCCGGTCAGCGTGCGCGACGTCGTCGGGATGGGGCGCTATCCACGGCTGCTGCCGTTTCAACCGTTCTCGGCGCACGACCGCGAGACGGTCGCGGAGGCGATCGACGCACTCGACCTCGGCCAGCTCGCCGACCGCCACATCAGCGAGCTCTCCGGCGGCCAGCAGCAACGCGTGTTCGTCGCGCGCGCGCTGGCGCAAGAGCCCGCGCTGCTGCTGCTCGACGAGCCGACGACCGGCGTCGACGCGGCCACCGAAGACGCGCTCTTGCCGCTCATCCGCGGTCTGGTCGCGAAGGGACTGCCGGTGCTGATGACCACGCACGACCTCGATCGTGCGCCGGAGTGGTTCGACCGGCTGCTGGTCGTTGACCGCAAGGTGCTGGCCGACGGCAAACCGGCCGACGTCCTCGCGTCGGGCGCGTACGCGGGCATTCGCGAGCACACGCACGTACACGGTCACCGGCGATGA
- a CDS encoding nuclear transport factor 2 family protein encodes MESAQTLALVKEAFAAMASRDEARIARCFAPDAEWIAPPGNATARALGAASGFVGAAPIAHFLAVEMHRLFVDVAVSFHGWHADGATAVVELHLSSPLPNGAQYENDYCFVFTCAGGRIVRMREFMDTLAGERQIFAHGDPLAAR; translated from the coding sequence GTGGAATCAGCCCAGACCCTGGCGCTCGTCAAAGAGGCGTTCGCCGCGATGGCAAGCCGCGACGAAGCGCGGATCGCGCGTTGTTTCGCGCCGGACGCCGAGTGGATCGCGCCGCCCGGCAACGCGACGGCGCGCGCGCTGGGCGCCGCAAGCGGCTTCGTCGGCGCCGCGCCGATCGCGCACTTCCTGGCCGTCGAGATGCACCGGCTGTTCGTCGACGTCGCCGTGTCGTTCCACGGCTGGCACGCCGACGGCGCGACGGCGGTCGTCGAGCTCCACTTGTCGTCACCGCTGCCGAACGGCGCACAGTACGAGAACGACTATTGTTTCGTGTTCACCTGCGCCGGCGGCCGCATCGTCCGCATGCGCGAGTTCATGGACACCCTCGCCGGAGAACGTCAGATCTTCGCCCACGGAGATCCGCTCGCGGCCAGATAG
- a CDS encoding metal ABC transporter permease — translation MSVLNAVLAPFQYDFMQRAFIAALVVGALCSTLGTYVVLRKLSFIGDGLAHASFAGIVIAYLRGANYWAGAAAATIITALGIGFVHRRARVSLDTAIGVLFTAAFAVGIFLMSRSTRATVDLESYLFGNILGVSPYDLAMVLGLGLATAVIVGALWRPLLYTSFDPIVAQAAGIRERFVDDALLVILALTIIVSLELVGIVLVAALLVTPAAAAAQLTRRFIPMMLISCAFGITSCVGGLYASFQLHAASGATIVLLATVIFFLALISSSAQRRRVSRAANRSR, via the coding sequence ATGAGCGTCCTGAACGCGGTGCTGGCCCCGTTCCAGTACGACTTCATGCAGCGCGCGTTCATCGCGGCGCTGGTCGTCGGCGCGCTGTGCTCGACGCTGGGGACCTACGTCGTGCTGCGCAAGCTTTCGTTCATCGGCGACGGCCTCGCCCACGCCTCGTTCGCCGGCATCGTCATCGCCTATCTGCGCGGCGCCAACTACTGGGCCGGGGCGGCGGCGGCGACGATCATTACCGCCCTGGGCATCGGGTTCGTCCACCGCCGCGCGCGCGTCTCGCTCGACACGGCGATCGGCGTGCTGTTCACCGCCGCCTTCGCGGTCGGCATCTTCCTGATGTCGCGCTCGACCCGCGCGACGGTCGACCTCGAGAGCTACCTGTTCGGCAACATCCTGGGCGTCTCGCCGTACGATCTCGCCATGGTGCTGGGCCTGGGCCTGGCGACGGCGGTGATCGTCGGCGCCCTGTGGCGCCCGCTGCTCTACACCTCGTTCGACCCCATCGTCGCGCAGGCGGCCGGCATTCGCGAACGTTTCGTCGACGACGCGCTGCTGGTGATCCTGGCGCTGACCATCATCGTGTCGCTCGAGCTGGTCGGGATCGTGCTCGTCGCGGCGCTGCTGGTGACGCCGGCAGCGGCGGCCGCGCAGCTGACGCGGCGCTTCATCCCGATGATGCTGATCTCGTGCGCGTTCGGGATCACCTCGTGCGTCGGCGGCCTGTACGCCTCGTTCCAGCTCCACGCCGCCAGCGGCGCGACGATCGTGCTGCTGGCGACGGTGATCTTCTTTCTCGCGCTGATCAGCTCTTCAGCGCAGCGACGGCGGGTTTCTCGAGCAGCGAACCGATCCCGGTAA
- a CDS encoding TMEM175 family protein codes for MEESERTGASEEARRILSHSRVGSFSDGVFAVIITIMVLQLRLPAHPTFAALFDEWPTALSYVVSYLLIAIMWINHHFLLRSAGATTARLTLWIFAHMFAASLVPFATAWMADTRFAPVPVFIYAAGILFVNFTYHGFAHEAIGRSSQKPGTLAMRRRALARSYVTIALFTLAMILALFAPLIAFALVTCVLLTYARPQIPGFSSQADGFLQL; via the coding sequence ATGGAAGAGAGTGAACGCACCGGCGCGTCCGAGGAGGCGCGCCGGATCCTCAGCCACTCACGGGTGGGGAGCTTCTCCGACGGCGTGTTCGCGGTGATCATCACGATCATGGTGTTGCAGCTGCGGTTGCCCGCGCACCCGACGTTCGCGGCGTTGTTCGACGAGTGGCCGACCGCGCTCAGCTACGTGGTGAGCTACCTGCTGATCGCGATCATGTGGATCAATCACCACTTCTTGTTGCGCTCGGCCGGCGCGACGACGGCGCGCCTGACGCTATGGATCTTCGCGCACATGTTCGCCGCCTCGCTGGTGCCGTTCGCGACGGCCTGGATGGCGGACACGCGCTTCGCACCCGTCCCGGTCTTCATCTATGCGGCCGGCATCCTGTTCGTCAACTTCACCTACCACGGTTTTGCCCACGAAGCGATCGGACGATCGTCGCAGAAGCCGGGTACGCTGGCGATGCGGCGCCGGGCGCTGGCGCGATCGTACGTCACGATCGCGCTGTTCACGCTCGCCATGATCCTCGCGCTGTTCGCGCCGCTGATCGCGTTCGCGCTCGTCACGTGCGTGCTGCTCACGTACGCGCGACCGCAGATTCCGGGGTTCTCGAGCCAGGCCGACGGCTTCTTGCAGCTGTGA
- a CDS encoding methylated-DNA--[protein]-cysteine S-methyltransferase, whose translation MLRLLRDRLASPIGEIQLLTDADGVLRALDFTDHVARMEHLLRLQNGPYAIADGAAPPAIARALTAYFAGEIGALDALPVATGGTDFQRAVWAALRDIPVGTTTTYGALAKRLASPTAGRAVGAANGANPIGIVVPCHRVIGANGTLTGYGGGIFRKRWLLEHEAGALGLISAADRGGACE comes from the coding sequence ATGCTGCGCTTACTGCGTGATCGCCTGGCCTCGCCGATCGGCGAGATCCAACTCCTCACCGACGCCGACGGCGTCTTGCGGGCGCTCGACTTCACCGATCACGTCGCGCGCATGGAGCATCTCCTGCGCCTGCAGAACGGTCCCTATGCGATCGCCGACGGGGCCGCGCCACCCGCGATCGCGCGTGCGCTCACCGCGTACTTCGCCGGCGAGATCGGTGCGCTCGACGCGCTGCCGGTCGCGACCGGCGGGACGGACTTCCAGCGCGCGGTGTGGGCCGCCCTACGCGACATTCCGGTCGGCACTACCACGACCTACGGTGCGCTGGCGAAACGGCTCGCGAGCCCGACCGCCGGTCGCGCCGTCGGCGCGGCGAACGGCGCGAACCCGATCGGGATCGTCGTGCCGTGTCATCGCGTCATCGGCGCGAACGGCACGCTGACCGGCTACGGGGGCGGAATATTCCGCAAGCGCTGGCTGCTCGAGCACGAGGCCGGCGCGCTCGGACTGATCAGCGCGGCGGATCGAGGTGGTGCTTGCGAATGA
- the modA gene encoding molybdate ABC transporter substrate-binding protein, producing MIAFGAIAPASADTDVVALIAAVAHPAMNDIIPAFERSHPGVKIQASYGGAQVLVAQVQAGAPVDLIMVGETALSPIASKIGSPVGVLGYHEVVLVPKGSKKIHGLRDLADPGVRVAFGVANSPPATYAHEVLAKASKGYGSDFERKVMANVATTKPSSAEIAAAVKNGLADAAIGFSSDVTDELEAIPVPAEDDVFTVSRGAVVNGAAHAAAAQAFLDYLRGSEAQALIRKHHLDPPR from the coding sequence ATGATCGCGTTCGGGGCGATCGCCCCGGCCTCGGCCGACACCGACGTCGTCGCGCTGATCGCCGCCGTCGCCCACCCGGCGATGAACGACATCATCCCCGCCTTCGAGCGCTCGCACCCGGGGGTCAAGATCCAGGCCTCGTACGGCGGCGCGCAGGTGCTGGTCGCCCAGGTCCAGGCCGGCGCCCCGGTCGACCTGATCATGGTCGGCGAGACGGCGCTCTCGCCGATCGCGAGCAAGATCGGCTCGCCGGTCGGCGTGCTCGGCTACCACGAGGTCGTGCTGGTCCCCAAGGGTTCGAAGAAGATTCACGGCCTGCGCGACCTGGCCGACCCCGGCGTGCGCGTCGCGTTCGGCGTCGCCAACTCGCCGCCGGCGACCTACGCGCACGAAGTGCTCGCCAAGGCGTCCAAGGGCTACGGGTCGGACTTCGAGCGCAAGGTGATGGCCAACGTCGCGACGACCAAGCCGTCCTCGGCCGAGATCGCGGCCGCGGTCAAGAACGGTCTCGCCGACGCGGCGATCGGCTTCAGCTCCGACGTCACCGACGAGCTGGAAGCGATTCCGGTGCCGGCCGAGGACGACGTGTTCACCGTCAGCCGCGGCGCGGTCGTCAACGGCGCGGCGCACGCGGCCGCGGCGCAAGCGTTCCTCGACTACCTGCGCGGCAGCGAAGCCCAGGCCCTCATTCGCAAGCACCACCTCGATCCGCCGCGCTGA
- a CDS encoding methyltransferase domain-containing protein, producing MREEIGAAANAALVRNLVDRGTIRSQRIAAAFRRVPRHHFLPDLPLETVYTDQAIALRHEGGIAISSSSQPAMMAEMLELLQPKPGERVLEIGTGSGYNAALLAALVAPDGTVVSIDLEGDLVAAARERLRALGAASVCVIAGDGALGDLDDAPFDAIEATVGVADLPAAWSGQLREGGRLVAPFAIRSLQKIVAFERVGDRLESRATLDGAFMTLRGPSAWAETGAIALDDPNVIVRVSDRSTVDVRAIARAFASAFVDVAPARPLVAETLWDGFALWLALHEERFARLTALDEASATRVPNTIPDADAPSGRASTLGVALGRELAVFANVSGAVVVRRYGPDDGATARLQAQLIAWDDAGRPGNAELQVMVIPRDRGAARPTLARDPRARIVEQPSSTVLVSWR from the coding sequence ATGCGCGAAGAGATCGGTGCGGCGGCCAACGCCGCGCTGGTACGCAACCTCGTCGACCGCGGCACGATTCGCAGCCAACGCATCGCCGCCGCCTTCCGGCGCGTCCCCCGCCATCACTTTCTCCCCGACCTTCCGCTCGAGACGGTCTACACCGATCAGGCGATCGCGCTGCGGCACGAAGGCGGCATCGCGATCAGCTCGTCCTCGCAGCCGGCCATGATGGCCGAGATGCTCGAGCTGCTGCAACCGAAGCCCGGCGAGCGGGTGCTGGAGATCGGCACCGGCAGCGGCTACAACGCGGCGCTGCTGGCCGCCTTGGTCGCGCCGGACGGCACCGTCGTCAGCATCGACCTCGAGGGCGATCTGGTGGCCGCCGCGCGCGAACGGCTGCGGGCGCTGGGCGCGGCAAGCGTGTGCGTCATCGCGGGCGACGGGGCGCTGGGGGATCTCGACGATGCGCCGTTCGACGCGATCGAGGCGACGGTCGGCGTGGCTGATCTCCCGGCCGCGTGGAGCGGCCAGCTGCGCGAAGGCGGCCGGCTCGTCGCCCCGTTCGCGATTCGCTCGCTGCAAAAGATCGTCGCGTTCGAGCGGGTCGGCGATCGGCTCGAGAGCCGCGCCACGCTCGACGGCGCGTTCATGACGCTGCGCGGTCCGTCCGCCTGGGCCGAGACCGGCGCGATCGCGCTCGACGACCCGAACGTGATCGTGCGCGTGAGCGATCGCAGCACCGTCGACGTGCGGGCCATCGCGCGCGCGTTCGCGTCGGCGTTCGTCGACGTCGCGCCGGCGCGTCCGCTGGTGGCCGAGACGCTGTGGGACGGCTTCGCGCTGTGGCTGGCGCTGCACGAGGAACGCTTCGCGCGGTTGACCGCGCTCGACGAGGCGAGCGCGACGCGCGTTCCCAACACGATCCCCGACGCCGACGCACCGAGCGGACGCGCCTCGACGCTGGGCGTCGCGCTCGGGCGCGAGCTGGCCGTCTTCGCGAACGTGAGCGGCGCGGTGGTCGTGCGCCGCTACGGCCCCGACGACGGCGCGACCGCGCGGCTACAGGCGCAGCTGATCGCGTGGGACGACGCCGGACGTCCGGGCAACGCCGAGCTGCAGGTCATGGTCATCCCGCGCGACCGCGGCGCCGCGCGGCCGACGCTCGCGCGCGATCCGCGCGCACGCATCGTCGAGCAGCCCTCGTCGACCGTGTTGGTCAGTTGGCGCTGA
- a CDS encoding metal ABC transporter substrate-binding protein, translated as MPLRRYAAFLALLLVACSHGGGQRAAGPLRIVATTPTLASLARGAAGDGPSIVSLVPIGASPEDYQPTPQDIAALRDADVLVENGANLEGWLQATLTNAGDPNLRIVVCTDGLPVVNGNPHLWMDPVYAQHYVDKVRDALVLADPAHAADYRANAAAYDKQLVALTARIRGKIATIPPRRRAMIVFHDAFDYYARRFGLRIVGAIEPVAGAEPNPAHIADIIREARAIHVPAVFAEHEYSDKLARTLAASLGGVKIAFLYDDSLGAEPAVQTYIGMLDVDTDTIVQSLR; from the coding sequence ATGCCCCTTCGTCGCTACGCCGCGTTCCTCGCGCTGCTCCTCGTCGCGTGTTCGCACGGTGGCGGCCAGCGAGCGGCGGGGCCGCTGCGCATCGTGGCGACCACGCCCACGCTCGCCTCGCTGGCCCGCGGTGCGGCGGGGGATGGACCCTCGATCGTCTCGCTGGTTCCGATCGGCGCGTCTCCCGAAGACTACCAGCCGACGCCCCAGGACATCGCCGCCCTGCGCGACGCCGACGTCCTGGTGGAGAACGGGGCCAACCTGGAGGGTTGGCTGCAGGCGACGCTGACCAACGCCGGCGACCCGAACCTGCGCATCGTCGTGTGCACCGACGGCCTGCCGGTCGTCAACGGGAACCCGCACCTGTGGATGGACCCGGTCTACGCGCAGCACTACGTCGACAAGGTGCGCGACGCGCTGGTCTTGGCCGATCCCGCGCACGCCGCCGACTATCGCGCCAACGCGGCGGCGTACGACAAGCAGCTGGTCGCGCTGACGGCCCGCATCCGCGGCAAGATCGCGACCATCCCGCCGCGGCGCCGCGCGATGATCGTCTTCCACGACGCCTTCGACTATTACGCGCGGCGCTTCGGCTTACGGATCGTGGGCGCAATCGAACCCGTCGCCGGCGCCGAACCGAACCCGGCCCATATCGCGGACATCATCCGCGAGGCGCGCGCGATCCACGTCCCCGCCGTCTTCGCGGAACACGAATACAGCGACAAGCTGGCGCGGACGCTGGCGGCGAGTCTGGGCGGCGTCAAAATCGCCTTCCTCTACGACGACTCGCTGGGCGCGGAGCCCGCGGTGCAGACCTACATCGGCATGCTCGACGTCGACACCGATACGATCGTGCAAAGCCTGCGATGA
- a CDS encoding M48 family metalloprotease, producing MHRSAFIRSLIATVGVTQLAHVLPALAALDEAEVGRETFAQLRDDGDLLFDSSFYEHLNEVGSVIAETVRSRYPYPIRYYIVRGDSANAFSVPGGNIYVNEPLLRLARNKDELAGVLAHEAGHMVLHHVAKRMAALQAKSTVATLGSILANVLLGPLGGAAVDYGSQYAVAGSDAAQSRHIESQADEEGARILAATNQFNPWGMVWFFQIMTATYGKGEASWLRNHPLDQQRIDDLIREFHDDPATFGKYKDTQQRDVAYW from the coding sequence GTGCATCGCAGTGCGTTCATCCGAAGCCTGATCGCGACCGTCGGCGTCACGCAGCTCGCGCACGTCCTGCCCGCGCTCGCTGCGCTCGACGAGGCGGAAGTCGGGCGCGAGACCTTCGCGCAACTGCGCGATGACGGCGACCTGCTGTTCGACTCGTCGTTCTACGAGCACCTGAACGAGGTCGGCTCGGTCATCGCCGAGACGGTCCGCTCGCGGTACCCGTATCCGATTCGCTACTACATCGTGCGCGGCGATTCGGCCAACGCCTTCTCGGTCCCCGGCGGGAACATCTACGTGAACGAGCCGCTGCTCCGGCTGGCCAGGAACAAGGACGAGCTGGCCGGGGTGCTGGCGCACGAGGCCGGTCACATGGTGCTCCACCACGTCGCCAAACGGATGGCGGCGCTGCAGGCGAAGAGCACGGTCGCGACGCTCGGCTCGATCCTGGCGAACGTCTTGCTCGGGCCGCTGGGCGGCGCCGCCGTCGACTACGGGTCGCAGTACGCCGTCGCCGGCTCGGACGCCGCCCAATCGCGGCACATCGAGTCCCAGGCCGACGAGGAGGGCGCGCGCATCCTGGCCGCGACCAACCAGTTCAATCCGTGGGGCATGGTGTGGTTCTTCCAAATCATGACCGCGACGTACGGCAAGGGCGAAGCGTCCTGGCTGCGCAATCATCCGCTCGACCAGCAACGCATCGACGATCTCATCCGCGAGTTCCACGACGACCCCGCGACGTTCGGCAAGTACAAAGACACCCAGCAGCGCGACGTCGCGTACTGGTAG
- a CDS encoding protease pro-enzyme activation domain-containing protein, with protein MDRRIAGCAVLALALVAGAWRPSGAASSTVTVPRGAFFGMHATGPADPQVLLHLAIELQPRGDLDGLAAKMSDPTDPAHRQTITAQGLSARFGRLPETRALGRMLHTAGASDIYVAEDGLVAGGLLHVDQAERFFHAHWLRYTDGTHVVLAPAGPLTVPFANARDVRGAVVATIPRLADTRPSFTYFRGDWYEPSRFRDLMQAVPNGGVNERIVLVEDASDRVDLNDAHKLLFSDGAPAGASAELVTERSFVFKSASGECGRDDRGQEAAIDVGAAVTMAPAAAVQVDYDDACSGGNDGTLALARALDQSPTVIVFPFAVGPVDTTIADRYGLTPLPQLEAIVRGIPLVVPSGDDGAYGYREPGIEKPRVIWPCVSPYVICAGGTQLGDRDGVIDEAPWNDLDHAGGGGISNEPRPRWQDAPGDYLFSPQYVKNRVVPDVSADAAGHLRVFWHGYGIGGVGGTSESAAIVGGALAAINSLVPPQKRLASVGDLYVLAKTAPEAFRDVQRENDRGWKDNTLRPRRVPLPKDYVGLVPTPAPLVRGCSDLQPDGCTVTKGFDAVTGIGSLLEKPAVAALKS; from the coding sequence ATGGATCGCCGAATCGCCGGGTGTGCGGTGCTGGCACTGGCTCTCGTCGCCGGTGCGTGGCGTCCGTCGGGCGCCGCGAGCTCGACCGTCACCGTTCCCCGGGGCGCGTTCTTCGGGATGCACGCAACCGGTCCCGCCGACCCCCAAGTGCTCTTGCACCTCGCGATCGAGCTGCAGCCGCGCGGCGATCTCGACGGGCTGGCGGCCAAGATGAGCGATCCCACCGACCCGGCGCACCGCCAGACCATCACGGCCCAGGGCCTCAGCGCGCGTTTCGGCCGGCTGCCCGAGACGCGCGCGCTCGGACGGATGCTGCACACCGCCGGCGCCAGCGACATCTACGTCGCCGAAGACGGGCTGGTCGCGGGCGGCCTATTGCACGTCGACCAAGCCGAGCGCTTCTTCCACGCGCACTGGCTGCGCTACACCGACGGCACGCACGTCGTGCTGGCGCCGGCGGGCCCGCTGACGGTGCCGTTCGCGAACGCGCGCGACGTGCGCGGCGCGGTCGTCGCGACCATCCCGCGCTTGGCCGACACGCGGCCGTCGTTCACCTATTTCCGCGGCGACTGGTACGAGCCGTCGCGCTTTCGCGACCTGATGCAAGCGGTCCCGAACGGCGGCGTCAACGAGCGCATCGTGCTGGTCGAAGACGCCTCCGACCGCGTCGACCTCAACGACGCCCACAAGCTGCTGTTCTCCGACGGCGCCCCGGCCGGCGCGTCGGCGGAGCTGGTCACCGAGCGCAGCTTCGTGTTCAAGTCGGCCTCCGGCGAATGCGGCCGCGACGACCGTGGGCAAGAAGCCGCCATCGACGTCGGCGCGGCGGTGACGATGGCGCCCGCCGCCGCGGTGCAAGTCGATTACGACGACGCGTGCTCGGGCGGCAACGACGGCACGCTGGCGCTGGCGCGCGCGCTCGACCAGAGTCCGACCGTCATCGTCTTCCCGTTCGCGGTCGGCCCGGTCGACACGACCATCGCCGATCGCTACGGCCTCACGCCGCTGCCGCAGCTCGAAGCGATCGTGCGCGGCATCCCGCTCGTCGTGCCGTCGGGCGACGACGGCGCGTACGGCTATCGCGAGCCCGGCATCGAGAAGCCGCGCGTGATCTGGCCGTGCGTCTCGCCGTACGTGATCTGCGCCGGCGGGACGCAGCTGGGCGATCGCGACGGCGTGATCGACGAGGCGCCGTGGAACGATCTCGACCACGCCGGCGGCGGCGGGATCTCGAACGAGCCGCGCCCGCGCTGGCAAGACGCGCCGGGCGACTATCTGTTCTCGCCGCAGTACGTCAAGAACCGCGTCGTCCCCGACGTCTCCGCCGACGCGGCCGGACACTTGCGCGTGTTCTGGCACGGCTACGGGATCGGCGGCGTCGGCGGCACCAGCGAGAGCGCGGCGATCGTCGGCGGGGCGCTGGCCGCGATCAACAGCCTCGTCCCGCCGCAGAAACGCCTGGCCTCGGTCGGTGACCTGTACGTGCTCGCCAAGACTGCACCGGAGGCGTTCCGCGACGTGCAGCGCGAGAACGATCGCGGCTGGAAGGACAACACGCTGCGCCCGCGCCGCGTCCCGCTGCCGAAAGACTACGTCGGCCTGGTGCCCACGCCGGCGCCGCTGGTGCGCGGCTGCAGCGACTTGCAGCCCGACGGCTGCACCGTGACCAAGGGCTTCGACGCCGTTACCGGGATCGGTTCGCTGCTCGAGAAACCCGCCGTCGCTGCGCTGAAGAGCTGA
- a CDS encoding DUF6582 domain-containing protein: protein MRRAPGVRGRHGWPQPARRAYGRSRGIQTTWKPHEKHGELTGRGDLPDSVFAFPKERKEPLTDAGHVRNAIARFDQTIDVSDDDRALAFANIKKAAEYYGVDMTETDWHQLGSTPHTGRTAEQRRESAREAVATKRERGEL from the coding sequence ATGCGTCGCGCTCCTGGGGTACGAGGGCGGCACGGATGGCCGCAGCCGGCCCGTCGAGCCTATGGGAGGTCGAGAGGCATACAAACGACCTGGAAGCCGCATGAGAAGCACGGTGAGCTGACGGGACGCGGAGATCTGCCCGACAGCGTCTTCGCCTTTCCGAAGGAGCGCAAAGAACCGTTGACCGACGCCGGCCACGTGCGCAATGCGATCGCGCGCTTCGATCAAACGATCGATGTTTCCGACGATGACCGAGCGTTGGCGTTTGCCAACATCAAGAAAGCCGCCGAATACTACGGCGTCGACATGACGGAAACGGACTGGCATCAACTCGGCAGCACGCCGCACACCGGGCGGACCGCCGAGCAGCGCCGCGAATCGGCACGCGAAGCCGTCGCGACAAAACGCGAACGAGGAGAGCTGTGA